A genomic window from Fibrobacter sp. includes:
- a CDS encoding TIGR02147 family protein → MRPIIEYIDYRECIRDYYEERKARKGFSWASFAESAELSSPVFLQYVCEGKKNLGERSAPQVASAMGLAGFESTFFCKLVALDNAKKESDKKGILEEIAELARIHKVKLVTAEEYQFFKSWKNSLIRELAPAMDGATPKEISRATRYRVKTGEVREILDFLQEAGYLTQDEQGHYRQADRSLRMSHPSRSTKTVQKAVAHDLQVQMAELAVDTLKNDPAQDRNITGLTLGITREAYAKIVEELAECRRRIVAIATESAKTEEVYRLNMQLFPLTNMATPLKQPL, encoded by the coding sequence ATGAGACCCATTATTGAATACATCGACTACCGGGAATGCATCCGGGATTATTACGAAGAGCGAAAGGCCCGCAAGGGTTTTTCGTGGGCCTCGTTTGCGGAGAGCGCCGAGCTTTCTTCCCCCGTCTTTTTGCAATACGTTTGCGAAGGCAAGAAGAACCTGGGGGAGCGTTCCGCGCCGCAAGTGGCAAGCGCCATGGGTCTTGCCGGGTTCGAGTCCACCTTCTTCTGCAAGCTGGTGGCCCTGGACAACGCAAAGAAGGAAAGCGACAAAAAGGGCATCCTAGAAGAAATCGCCGAGCTGGCCCGCATCCACAAGGTGAAGCTGGTCACCGCCGAGGAATACCAATTTTTCAAGTCGTGGAAGAATTCCCTTATCCGTGAACTCGCACCCGCCATGGATGGCGCGACCCCGAAAGAGATTTCCAGGGCCACCCGCTACCGCGTAAAGACCGGCGAAGTCCGGGAGATTCTGGACTTTTTACAGGAAGCTGGCTACCTGACCCAAGACGAACAGGGCCATTACCGGCAGGCCGACCGCTCGCTCCGCATGAGCCACCCCTCCCGCAGCACCAAGACCGTCCAGAAAGCCGTGGCCCACGACCTGCAGGTGCAAATGGCGGAACTCGCCGTCGATACCCTGAAAAACGACCCCGCCCAAGACCGTAACATTACCGGTTTGACTCTAGGTATAACCCGCGAAGCCTACGCCAAAATTGTAGAAGAACTGGCCGAGTGCCGTCGCCGTATCGTGGCCATTGCCACCGAAAGCGCCAAGACCGAAGAAGTTTACCGCCTGAACATGCAGCTGTTCCCGCTGACCAACATGGCGACACCTTTAAAACAACCCCTTTAA
- the infC gene encoding translation initiation factor IF-3, which yields MPNRQSDGTRINEDIHISPIRLVKEDGEAVVIETSKALQMAKDAGLDLVEVSPNAKPPVCRIINYGKFKFEQIKKAKAAKAKQHVVKLKEIKMHPKTAENDYQYRIKQASEFLQDGMKVKLIMQFRGREMAHMDYGKRLMERAKEELLQFGDLEMDSRVEGNTMLSIYGPKRGAGSAKKQDQAPKPVTEPKAAGEAST from the coding sequence ATGCCCAACCGTCAGAGTGACGGAACTCGTATCAACGAGGACATCCACATTTCGCCCATCCGACTGGTGAAGGAGGACGGCGAGGCCGTCGTCATCGAGACGAGCAAGGCGCTGCAGATGGCAAAGGACGCCGGACTGGACCTGGTGGAGGTGTCTCCCAACGCCAAGCCGCCGGTATGCCGCATCATCAACTACGGCAAGTTCAAGTTCGAGCAAATCAAGAAGGCCAAGGCCGCCAAGGCGAAGCAGCACGTGGTGAAGCTGAAAGAAATCAAGATGCACCCGAAGACTGCCGAGAACGACTACCAGTACCGGATCAAGCAGGCCTCCGAGTTCCTTCAAGACGGTATGAAGGTGAAACTGATTATGCAGTTCCGTGGGCGCGAGATGGCGCACATGGACTACGGCAAGCGCCTGATGGAGCGCGCTAAAGAAGAGTTGCTCCAGTTTGGCGATTTGGAAATGGATTCACGGGTGGAAGGCAACACCATGCTCTCTATCTATGGTCCAAAACGCGGTGCAGGCTCTGCCAAAAAGCAGGACCAGGCACCAAAGCCCGTAACCGAGCCAAAGGCAGCAGGTGAGGCTTCAACTTAA
- the rpmI gene encoding 50S ribosomal protein L35 has product MPKMKTHSGAKKRFRVTGSGHVKFKRAGMRHILAKMTTKRKRNLRKGALVKKVDVYHVKRLLVQA; this is encoded by the coding sequence ATGCCTAAAATGAAAACACACAGCGGTGCAAAAAAGCGCTTCCGCGTGACTGGCTCCGGCCACGTCAAGTTCAAGCGTGCTGGTATGCGCCACATTCTTGCCAAGATGACCACCAAGCGTAAGCGTAACCTGCGTAAGGGCGCTCTCGTTAAGAAAGTCGATGTTTACCATGTCAAGCGTCTGCTTGTCCAAGCATAA
- the rplT gene encoding 50S ribosomal protein L20, producing the protein MPRAKTRVPSRERRKKILKAAKGFYGRRKSNLRLAIDAVAHAGQYAYAHRRDKKGDFRTLWITRLNAAVREHGISYSQFIFKLSKSGIQLNRKVLADMAVADPEAFAKVVETVKAA; encoded by the coding sequence ATGCCACGCGCTAAAACCAGAGTTCCTTCCCGCGAACGCCGCAAAAAAATCCTCAAGGCCGCCAAGGGTTTCTATGGCCGTCGCAAGAGCAACCTCCGCCTTGCCATTGACGCCGTAGCCCACGCCGGTCAGTATGCCTACGCTCACCGCCGCGACAAGAAGGGCGATTTCCGCACTCTGTGGATCACCCGCTTGAACGCTGCTGTCCGCGAACACGGCATCAGCTACAGCCAGTTCATCTTCAAGCTTTCCAAGTCGGGCATCCAGCTGAACCGCAAGGTTCTTGCTGACATGGCCGTCGCCGATCCCGAAGCATTCGCCAAGGTCGTGGAAACCGTGAAGGCTGCTTAA
- a CDS encoding insulinase family protein translates to MKQLVKKTELENGITILTDYMPHAYSVAVGVWVPRGSRHEAKDEYGLSHFYEHLVFKGTKNRSALQIARAIEDKGGNLEAYTTRQETGFYAQIERSHLALAVDVIADMLMNPRMDKSEMEKERRVIIEEIHSYDDIPEEIVGDIFNAIHFKGSGIAHSITGTIKQVNALTHKQMLRYKKQVIDEIPLLVCASGKVDHEELVRLCAEKFACKKTRGPLPADVYKAHNSVKVVQKQDIAQSNLFWGLSFDRSLMDERGRCALSLFNVAMGAGMASRLFQKIREDRGLAYSVYSTADIYRDCTDWGVSLATEPQQLKTAMELSLDETRNFLKHGFKKREFERTKTNILGGMYLGADSPEKRVVRMAEQMLHLGEFRTMEESERIIKNMTEGEVVETVNHLFDSAKFSAAVIEPAGRKKTKLDVDFF, encoded by the coding sequence ATGAAACAGCTTGTCAAAAAGACCGAACTTGAAAACGGCATCACCATTCTCACCGACTACATGCCCCACGCCTATTCCGTGGCCGTTGGCGTCTGGGTCCCACGGGGCAGCCGCCACGAGGCAAAGGACGAATACGGCCTGAGCCACTTTTACGAGCACCTGGTATTCAAGGGAACCAAGAACCGCAGCGCCCTTCAAATAGCCCGGGCCATCGAAGACAAGGGCGGGAACCTGGAAGCCTATACCACCAGGCAAGAGACGGGTTTTTACGCGCAAATTGAACGCAGTCACCTGGCGCTGGCCGTAGATGTCATTGCTGACATGCTCATGAACCCCCGCATGGACAAAAGCGAGATGGAAAAAGAACGCCGGGTGATTATCGAGGAGATTCACAGTTACGACGACATTCCCGAAGAAATCGTAGGCGACATCTTCAACGCCATCCATTTCAAGGGTTCGGGAATCGCCCACTCCATCACGGGAACCATCAAGCAGGTGAATGCCCTCACCCACAAACAGATGCTCAGGTACAAAAAGCAAGTGATTGACGAAATTCCCTTGCTGGTGTGCGCCTCGGGCAAGGTAGACCACGAAGAACTTGTTCGACTTTGTGCAGAAAAATTCGCCTGCAAAAAGACACGGGGCCCCCTGCCTGCAGACGTTTACAAAGCCCACAATAGCGTGAAGGTGGTGCAGAAACAGGACATCGCACAGTCCAACCTCTTCTGGGGACTCAGTTTTGACCGCAGCCTGATGGACGAACGGGGGCGTTGCGCCCTTTCCCTGTTCAATGTAGCCATGGGTGCCGGTATGGCCAGCCGCCTGTTTCAGAAGATTCGGGAGGACCGGGGCCTTGCCTACTCCGTGTATTCCACCGCCGACATCTATCGGGACTGCACCGACTGGGGCGTTTCTCTGGCGACGGAACCACAACAGCTGAAAACGGCCATGGAACTTTCGTTGGACGAGACCCGCAATTTTTTGAAGCACGGATTCAAGAAGAGGGAATTCGAGCGGACCAAGACGAACATTTTGGGCGGCATGTACCTGGGGGCAGACAGCCCGGAGAAGCGGGTGGTCCGTATGGCGGAACAGATGCTGCACCTGGGAGAGTTCCGCACCATGGAAGAAAGCGAGCGGATTATCAAGAACATGACCGAAGGCGAAGTTGTCGAGACGGTGAACCACCTGTTCGACTCCGCCAAGTTCTCCGCCGCAGTCATCGAGCCCGCCGGCCGCAAAAAGACCAAGCTGGACGTGGATTTCTTTTAA